The following are encoded together in the Rhinopithecus roxellana isolate Shanxi Qingling chromosome 5, ASM756505v1, whole genome shotgun sequence genome:
- the LOC104660478 gene encoding dynamin-1-like isoform X2 yields MEESAEQAQWGDEMLRMDHMLTEVLSIIGDINTATVNTTTVSTPTGARGCLLAAGAEHPGQTQASPSCPESPRSRFDL; encoded by the exons ATGGAGGAGTCAGCAGAGCAGGCACAGTGGGGCGACGAGATGCTGCGCATGGACCACATGCTGACGGAGGTGCTCAGCATCATTGGCGACATCAACACGGCCACTGTCAACACAACCACCGTCAGCACGCCCACGGGGGCCCGTGGATGCCTCCTGGCTGCAGGTGCAGAGCATCCTGGCCAGACGCAG GCAAGTCCATCCTGTCCTGAGAGTCCCAGGTCCCGCTTCGACCTCTAA
- the LOC104660478 gene encoding dynamin-1-like isoform X1 produces MEESAEQAQWGDEMLRMDHMLTEVLSIIGDINTATVNTTTVSTPTGARGCLLAAGAEHPGQTQEGPSLTYVTCSPPTS; encoded by the exons ATGGAGGAGTCAGCAGAGCAGGCACAGTGGGGCGACGAGATGCTGCGCATGGACCACATGCTGACGGAGGTGCTCAGCATCATTGGCGACATCAACACGGCCACTGTCAACACAACCACCGTCAGCACGCCCACGGGGGCCCGTGGATGCCTCCTGGCTGCAGGTGCAGAGCATCCTGGCCAGACGCAG GAAGGGCCCAGCCTCACCTATGTGACCTGCAGTCCCCCAACAAGCTGA